Sequence from the Numida meleagris isolate 19003 breed g44 Domestic line chromosome 2, NumMel1.0, whole genome shotgun sequence genome:
ttcctCTCCAAGTTTAAACTCAggaatactgaaataaaaacaggctACCTGctaagagaaaatgaatgtcTGACAATCTGTCCAGGGTTTCTTTGTCCCTACCAAACACTCAAACACCTCAAACTTTGGAGAAAGCTTACAGAAAAGAACAGCCTTCTCTCTCCCAAACCAAAGATATTCCACATGCAGTCAACAGTGGCTTCTCAGGGAAATTTACAGTGTCAGTATCTGTATCTGCTTCCATTACACATTTATGCACTGGGAGCTATGATCTTAAGAGCTACATCTAAGGAGCAGCTTGTACAGAGGGATCAGCAAACAAGTAATAGGAAGTGAGTAAGTAAGTCTCTAGTACAACTGgataaaaaacatttaagtgtTCCTGACGTAGTCTGACcagcaggaaaaatgtttttcagggAACCAGCAGAATTTTGGCAGCAACTAATGCGCTCTCTCCTTCTGGTTTAAAGTGCcttattctttttaattccaGTGCAAACACTGCTGTAGCTgtagaaatgtatttgaagtGTTAAGATGCTCGTTTACCTAATGACACAACACAGCAAGGAGGTTCACGTTACCTTCTCTGCTATCAAGCACAGTACAAAAATGATGACAGAAAATGCACTCCTAGCTTTCCTTCAgtgcttcatttctcttccatcCACTCTTGCATTATAAACATCACGAGACATATCCAGTGTCCTACTGTGGtctgcagtgctcccagtgAGAACAAAGCATATGAGGAAGAAGGATCTGCATCAGACGGTGTATCATGATGGCCTTACTGGCCAGACAGCAAGGAACAGGTGGGCAGGTTCTGCAACCAGCACTGCCTTCACTGTTTTCTCCTCAAACACTTTTGTTCAGCAGTTTCTCATTGCACAAAGGTGGTAAGCATggagctatttttaaaatgggcTTCTCTCAGCACAGATACCACGCTGTGGAAATCTTGCCCAAGGCAGTCCTTCTGGAATGCATTGATCAAAAGATGCAAAGATTTGatccttctttcttctacttCCCTAAAGGCCTAATCCTCTGTCTCAGAAGGGCTTTCTTCCTCCCAGCTGAGCAAGGCTTATTCCTCCATGGAACTGGGAACTTCCCAGTGCCAGCTGGTCACAGCAAGCAGGAGAAGGAGTGAGGCTGGTCAGTTCTAGAGCAAGTCAGTCAAGATTTCAAGCccattttttccatcatctgtTCATATACAGTCCATGCCATTGCTGCCATCAGAGTACGCCTGAGGGCACGAGGCACGCCACCTCGGAAAAAGCCGACCAACCCAAAgtcctgcagcagaaaacaaacagcaatccATTACCATCAGCCTCCAGCATTTAAATTCCTCATCATTTATTACACGGAACAGCCTAGGATGCCTTTCAGCTCAGATTCAGATCAGCCTCTGAAAGACCCAGGCTTAAATTGCGTTCTGTCTTTAGGAAGAACCCATCACTGTGCAATTACAGGGCGCCCgctgaagaaggaagaggaagggtaCGTCAGGACGACAAAGGACAGGGAAAGCCATGCTCAAGCCTGACAAAGAGAAGGTGAAGGAGCAACGGTTTCAATCTGCTTCAGGAAAATGACTTGTTCTTGTTTTAGAGCTCATTCCTGTTCACAAACATAACGtaactgttctttaaaaactgaagtttgtttggtttttcatactgaaaagaaatacGTCTGTTAGGAGGAAACAGTTcatgcacaaaaaaaatatccatGCACAAATACAGATCTCTtgtttaggaaagaaaacaaagcaaagctgccAAGATCTGCTACATTCTAAGGAAACCCTTTTCCTTAGTGTGGTAATTACAGATGTGCCTACATGGATAAACCAGAGGTGGCGgcagctgcaagcacagctcCTCCAAGCTTACATTCAGAGCTAAAGTCACTACCGGTGTCAGGACAAAGGCAAAGCAGACAGAACTGAAGTGTAATCATTCAGCAGCTTGATACATGAGGCAGGTCTGTGTGGAGACACAGATGGTGGAATATGCCCACCTTTGTGCTCTAAGCCTACTCTTCAACTGCCTATCTTCTGTAATTTTATGCAAACAGTTAAAGGACTCGGGAATGGCAGGAGTAATCAGGGAGCACGTTCACTGCCTTGTAGTCCATTCAAGAGGAGCAAGAAATTATCTGAGTAGCAATAACAGCCTCTCTAGTTACAAGGAAACCCAAGGAATGGACCATCAACCACAGTACCCTTCCAGTTACATCCCTGAGCAGGTCCACGCAAAAAACAGTGACAAGAGACACAGAATGACCCCTCTCATCTTTGAAAATGCTCACGCTGAGCAGCAAGACTGCAAGAGCATAAAGGCAGCAACTTACTTAGTGTAACTGTGCTTGGGGCAAAAAGACCAGAAGCGAGGCTGCAGTTGCAGCAATTAGAAGGGATTCATCTCACCTTGTAGATGAAGGCAATGGCCTGGCTTGTCCTGCGGTACTTTTCAGGGGACAGCTGCATGTGTGTTTTGATGACATCAGCAGGCTGCGTTGCCAGCGAAGCCAAGATTCCCGCAAAGATCCCACAGCCAAAATTCACCACAGGCATGAGCACTGGATCCAGCTGGTCTgtgacagagaagaggaaatccACTCAGATACAAGAGGCCAGTAATACCCACATTGCACAACAAAGTGAAAAGCTACCAAACGACAGAATCAATGGCAGAGTCTGAGAGAAGTTAAAATCCATACAAGGTAGAGCAGACCTTGGATGGGGAGAAGCGTCTACAAGCTCAAGTTAGAACAGTTCAAAGCACTCGCTGCTAAGGAATTGAATGTAACAGGAACTCAGATGAGGAAAAGTTATTTAAAGGCTTGCCTCAGCCACTTCTATGACCAGAGAAACCCCAGCTTAGTGGAAACTAATCAGTATAGCATACAAGACAACCAGCACTGTTGAACACATTCTCTCTTTGAGTTCTTCACTAGGCTAACTTATGCATCACTCACCAACCTTAAGCATGAGTCTTCATAAAAACAGTTAATCAATTTTGGGCCAATTTCCATTTCTATACTGACATGAGATCTACAGTTCTCCACAAGCAAAAGCCCTACAAGAGAGTAACTGAACAACTGATAACGTGTGCAATAAGCAGAGCAGTGAATTTTAGGGCACAatgcaagaaaagcaacatttgaTGTCACAGCCTCCAAAGTTCAGCCTTACCCTGAGGTGTGAGTTTTTTGGTCTGTGTGTAGAACATCAGGTAGATCCCAGAGAAAGGTGCGTCCCGTAGCAGAGTGGCAGTGAGCCCACTGAACATGCCGCGAGCCCCTTCCGTCTGATAGATACTCTTCAGAGCTCCGTACACGCTCCCATAGCCAAATCTTCCACTCTGCAAAGGTAGATAAGAGTCTGTCATCCACATTGCCAAGGAGCTCTGCTCACACCCTGAGGCCACTGCGTTCTCACCTGATAtcacagatggcagtagagagAATAGCCCGAGGCAAAAACTGTGTTCCACCTACCTCAGCCTATAAAAGAATCCTTCAAGGTACAACAAAAAGTATCCTACAATTACAGAGACACTGCATACAAACAGAACTTTAAAATCTCAGGGTGAGTTGTTTCACATTCCACTTTCTGTCTAATTATCAGTGGTATAGCTTGGCACGCGCAGCCCAATGTGTGAAGCAGGATGACACCACAACTACATCCCTGGCTGTACCAAGGGGCAGCAACCTTATCCTGACAAAAATGTCTGTAATCAGGAGGAAGGGATGTGACATCATTAACAGTGAACTAATGAGAAAGTCATACTCACCTCATACCGTGTCTTCACCACTGTCACTGGCAACATGCAAATCCCAGATATTGCACGTGCAGTGGCACCCAGAAAGACAGACTCCAGGGCTGTGGGTGAACGGTCCCCTAAAAACTTCTGCTTCATGGTGTACAGAGTGCTGAAGTAAATCCCAACCCCAGGAATACATCTTGCAAAGGacttcaaagaaacagaagcaaagaaaaacagaaaaagcatacTTAAGACAAAACATATCACAAAAGGCCAATGctatcctggggtgcatcaagaaaagcatggccagcaggtcaagggaggcgattctcctcctctgctctgccccagtgaggccacatctggattactttgtccagttctgggctcctcagttcaagaaagacagggaacttctagagagtcTCAAAGAGGgtgacaaagatgatgaggggcctggatTATCTcctctgtgaagaaaggctgagagagtgGGGAcagttcagcccagagaaggcCAAGGTGGGGGGGGATCTCATCACAGTTTGTAAGTCTAATGAGTAGGAGTCAAGTCGATGGGGGcagactcttttcagcggtgcctagtgacagaacaaggggcaatgggcacaaaatgGAACACAGGAAGCTCCATACAAACACAACAAttaacttctttactgtgagaatgacagagcactggaacaggctgctcagagaggttgtggagtctccttctctggagacattcaagacctgcttagacactttcctgtgtgatCTACTGTAGcgaacctgctttagcagggggttggactagatgatctccaggtcccttccagcccctacaattctgcaATTGCAGAGACTATTCCACTTGACAGGAAGCTgtgcacaaaaaataaaaagtcactAAGAGGTCATTAAAGCTAACACGCTGGGGAAAAACGATGAGGAAAAGTAACTAATGCCACTTAGGTGCAATGGGTTCAAATGATGCCAGGATCATCTGCAGTTTTCTTACGAGCAAAGTAACCCAAAGCAGAATGAGGTCGGTGCAGCTACCACTCCACATTTACAAAGTTTATTCAAGCATTCAGCCGCTCTGGACTGCAAATGCACGGTGACTGCATCAGCAGCACTCACAACATTAACCATTAACTTCTTACAATGGGATTTAACCATCTACATCACATGATTTCATTTATAATTGTACAAGAGCCGGCCAATTCAATCTAGTCCTTAGCTATCAATAAATGATAGGTTTACTTATGTATGTAATTTTGAAACCAGGGTTAGAAGAGCCACTTACGGGAGAGACACCTTTCCAGAGCCCCAGAAGACTTTCAGTACGAACCACTCTGAAGAGCACTGTCACCATCCCAGCACGACCGGACCTGAAGGGAGGACCAGACAAAACTCCAGCTGACGCCCCGCACCACCAGGCCCATCGCTACACCTCCACGTGTTACCCTGGCCCCACACATGCTCCTTACGGCCCCTTGGTCACTCCTTCCACACCTGCGTCCTTCCGGAGCACACTGCTACTCCAGAGAGCCTCAGTACCCCCATTACCCACCTAGTTACCCCCCCTAAGCGGGCCCAgtgccccccccccagccctcacCCTCCCACGGCCGGCTGCAGGGTCTGCAGGCGGGTCTTCAGCAGGTCGAGGGGCTGGAAGAGCAGCGTGGAGCAGGTGCCGCTGATGGAGCCGCAGACGAAGGCCTTCAGCACGGGATGCATCTGAAGAGGAACGGGGGACATGGCTGCTTTATCCGCTTCTAAACCGCGCTGCGGGGAAAGGGAAGGGCGAGGGGAGACCCCCGGCGCCGAGGGCCTCCGCCTCACCGGGGCCCGCCCTTATGACCGCCTCGAAGAGCGGAAAGTCGCTCCTTCAACGCGCGGCCGCGCAGCCGGGCCCCGCGCCTCGCCCCCCGCGGCACACGGGGCACACGGGGCGCCGGGCGGGGGGCGACGCGGGCCTCCCGCGGTCTCCCATCCAAGGGGAGCCGCGCAGGACCCCGCCGAGCTTCACGAGCGGACCCGGCGCGCCGCGCTGCAGCGGGCCGGACGCACGTCATTACCTCGGCCTCTCGCCCCGGCATCCCAACGCCGCCCTGAACCAGTGAGCGCGGCGGGCGGCAGTGACGCGCGGTCCCTCCCCCCGGCGGCCAATCCCAGCGCGGGCCCCGGACCCCGGCGGGAGCGCGCCGCGCATGCGCGGGCCGTTAACCCTTGGCTTGCCGAGTGGCTTATTGCATCCCGGGTGCGTGACGGGACCGGTACCGCGTGCAGCACTAAGCGCGGGTGTGTGAGAAATATGGCCTGGAGGTGAACGCTGTGTTTAGAAAGCTGCTTTGGGTATCTTCCTGTGGTTTGAGACACTGTGTTCTGAGGAATCATGAATCAGTTGGCGCTTTGTTTGGCACCTGCTTTGAAGACGCAACGAAATACACGTGTCTCGAAGTGCTGGCCTAGAAGCGTGAGCTTTTGCCTCTAATAAGGCTGGCAAACCAAAGTGAGGTGTGTTTGTGTGGAGGCTTTTTTGGAGCTGAGGTGGTGTGTTGGTCTGCTTTGTCCTGCTCATGCAGGCAGCTGGGTGTCCAGAGTTCCAAAGCCCCCACAGCCGTGCTGCCCCCTGGCAGTGCCACCCCCATCCCCAGATGGAGCCACTAGAACATCCATGGGGCAGGTGTTGCCGCTGGGACCTCCTGAGCCAACCAGAGGCTGCAGCGGTGGCTGCCGAGCAGCTCACAGCCCatgcaggagctggaagctctGGCAGTACCACAGCCTCCTGGTGCCTGCCTTGCTGTTGGGCTGGAGGAGCTTTGCTCTCTTGTTATGGTCATGGTGAATGCCTTCATTCGTTTGTGACCCAGCATGATGgggacagtgacagtgggtcacctccaatggtgcagattttgacaagtgtggcatgcaggttGCTGTTCATCTGCAGCAGTGGGACATCCCCCACAGACATCTTCCCCAAAAGTTCCTGGTGtgcaagagcagcagcactgcttccccCTCACAGTGATGCGGGGCACTTAGCGGGGGACAGGACACCTGGCAGACGCGTGGGGCAGGTCATCACAGAGCTCTTTCATTGACGTTCCTGTTGATGTAAAATGACGTACTGATCATCCAGGAGATAAGACTGACACACGTTTCTGTTTTGGTAAGCGTGAATTAAAGAGAATGAACTGACTGTCTTGTGGGTTTATACACCTTGAATATAACGTCTGTCACACAGAGGAAGAGGCACTTTGAGATTCTCTGCTGTTAGGGTGAAGACCTTGCCGGTGACTCGGCGTTAAAACATAAACTAAGGTAAGCACTGCCAGTATATATGTATGAAGATATATTCACCTCTCAGATCTGCTTTATACATTATGACATTTTTCTGGCACTTTCACACAGTGCTGTATTATGGATGAGGACCTGAGGAGCCTGCTGGCCGGAGGAAAGCAGGAAGACTTGCAGGTGAGTGAATGCAGGTGGGCTTGCTCCTGAGGGGCTGTCACTGGGAGAGGTGGTTCTGGCAGGGAAGTAAGGGTGTGGAAGAAATCTCTGTGGTCATGGTTCTCTGAAAGTAGCGTGTGTGAAGGCACCTTCTGCAGAGGAGGCTGCTTGTGTAAGGGCCCACACACTCCTCCCTGGAGTCACAGGGGAAATCCCTGTGCAGGACATGTGCCCTTGCTGCTCTTGGTGGGCTGGGCAGGCTGCGGTGGGCActgccaggagagcagcacGGCTGTGGGGTCTTTGGAGCCCTGGGCACCCAGCTGCCTCCATGAGCTGGACAAAGATCTTGATAGAACGCAGAGCTGAGCCCCAAAGCCTCCGCCGAGGGCTCTCAGGACCCTGGCCCATTTGGCTGCTAGTTTGGTGATGCTCCCCAGCTCATGGCCAGCAGATCAGGCTGGATACAGACACGGGACTGGGCACACCAAGGAGCTGCGGAAGGAGGCTGATTTaccacagcagctgcatttcctttcatcttctctGGCTCAAGACCCTCATCCTGTCAGGACAGGGCCATCACATATGTTCGTTCCCCATTTGTGTCACCTGACCTGGCCGAGGCACACCTGTTTTTAACTTGTGGGCTTGGTGTGAGATGAACTGTATTTTCACTAGGAATGTAATTTGAGGTAAGGACCTCATGAACTTCATTGTCCTTGAACAGGTGGATTACCAATTGTCACCAGCAGTTAACTCCTCTGCATCCTATGATAACATGTACTACCCAGAACAGGACATTGACTGTGACTTCGAAAGTATTCCAGCATTtgcatctgcattttttccagtgctgtacTCCGTACTGTTTGTGATTGGCCTCATGGGAAATGCTTTGGTTGTTTGGATTCTAACGGTCTTCAAGAAGATCAGGGCCATGACTGACGTGTATCTGCTGAACCTCGCCATCTCTGACCTCATCTTTgtcttctccctccctttcctgGCTCAGTACTCCCTGGTGAGCCAGTGGACTTTTGGCAACGCCATGTGTAAAATTGTCAGCTCTGCTTACTTCATTGGTTTCTACAGCAGCGCCTTCTTCATAACCATCATGAGCATTGACAGGTACTTGGCCATTGTGCACTCTGTGTATGCCCTGCAGGTCCGGACGACCACCCACGGGATCATCGCAAGCCTGGCCCTTTGGGCAGTCGCCATCTTAGCATCAGCGCCAGACCTTGTGTTCTTCCAGGAAGTGGACGTCGATAACAGGACAATGTGCATCCCTCACTACCCAGGCAGCGGCAATGGCTGGAAGGTCTTCAGTAATTCTGAAGTCAACATCCTGGGGTGGCTGTTCCCTGTGAGCATCCTCGTTTTCTGCTACTACAACATCTTGATAAACCTGCAGAGGTGCCGTACTCAGAACAAGTACAAAGCAATGAAATTGGTTTTTATTGTCGTCATTGTGTTCTTCCTGTTCTGGACCCCTATCAACATTGTGCTCTTCCTGGACTCTCTAAGGAACTTGCATATCATCGATGACTGCCAGACTAGCCAAAGGCTTGACCTAGCCCTGGAGCTGGCCGAGACACTCTCCCTCGTGCACTGCTGCCTCAACCCCATCATCTACGCCTTTGTTGGGGAGAAGTTCAAGAAGTATCTCTGTGAGGCTTTCGGCAAATATGCCCATTTTCTCTCGATCTGCAAAGAACACAGTGCCTTCAACAGGCGCAGCACGGACAGATGCACTTCTCTCTACACAGCGTCCTCACAATCCTCTTTTGTTGGTAGTGTCTTGTAGAGCTGCAAGGCAGAAACTCCCATACTTTAGGCTTCATTTGAAACTGAGAAATCCTCTCAGTTACTCAATAAAAATagtctttctgtttccttataGGCAGAGGTTTCAGTGCACTGGCCTTTTAGCAAAGCAAGACTAGGAAAAAACGCAATACCAGAGCAAGCTGTAGTGCACCTTGCTCTTTCGTGTGCTGCGATACCATTCTGAACAGGGACCTACATGGACACCATTCTGTCCTGTGgttagaaaatgtaaatgagaacTTCAGACATGGAAAATGACACTGGGAAATTCATCAGCCACCCCCTGACCACCAGCTGAACAGTTTATCAAAGAAGATTTTTGTCTCCTTCACAGAGCAGTATGGGGATGCACTGTTCAGCCAACTTTTTAGGACAGGAGGTACCAGAAAAGTAGAATCATTTGCTTAAGCTTGCTTGTATCATGGTTCTCTTTGGGATTCTTATTTTTTAGCATCTTTTTTATCAGCTTCCTCCCTTTCCTGTAGCCCTTCCTGCCCTACCGGCTCTGTGGAAGTGAGGCTGAAAAATTACCAGCAGAGTCCAGACAGGACAAAGAGGTGTGCTCTGTCCCTCCAGCACAGGACACAATATCCCTAATGAAATTACAAAATCCTTGAAAGATGGGAAGAGGCAGCCTCTCAATGCAGATAGGGTGTCAAGGTCACACCTAGGCATTCCTCCACCTAGATGTTGACAAAACACatgtataatatttatttttttttaatgcttatttaaTTCTTCATGCCTCCTGAGAGAGCTGCCCTCTGAGGGAGACAGTTCATCACTACTTGCAGAGCTGGCTGCGACATCCGTCTTAAAGGAAGATGCCAAATGTGTCCATTAAAACAACTAACTTTCCCCCATGAAAAGGTCACTGGTTTGCGTACTAATACCTAACGGATGATGGTTATGGCACTGGGACTGAAAGCCACTGCCTCCTGGTCTGCATGTACAAATGTCTCATTTTGGAGAGTGGCTGAGAGCAGATGCTGTTGCCTCAGGAATGTTTCTTCCCTCAGCTCAGGCCTGCGAGGAACTGCTCACATTTCCAAGCCTGGGACAGCCGgcagctctttcctttttctaaacAGAGTGGATTTATTCTATAGACAGAGACTGTGCTCATCGCAGGGTTGAGAGCATGCTTTTTGAAGGGAAACACTCCCTCAGTTTAGGGAATCACTTCAGGGCCTAACTCCTACCTGATATCTGAGCAAAGTTTCCAGCCCAGACAGTGATTAGTGAATGAGTAATTAGGCAAGCAGCAAATAAATTACTGTTATGTGATAAGAGTCATGGGTAAAATCTTCCTGGGGATCTGCGGGAGGTGGCACAAATACTGACAGATAAATGCAATGGTGTTTTGAAGTTTTTGTTCCTGGTCTATTTTTCTCTACAGGATATCACCCTATCTGAAGTTTTATAATAAAGATACTTCCTGCAGTGTAAATGCACAATCTTGGCACCTGAGGAACTcccctgtcctgtcactgaTTATCTCAgattgtgctttttcttctatcCTGACTGATTCACATAACCGACCAttcctgctgccacctcctctctcttcctccctcttccccttctccctggGAGAAAGAGATGGAGAGCAGATTATCTTCTACAGGTTATCTTCTAGCAATTCAGCCTACTCTGGTAGTATCCCCACACTTTTCGAGTACCCTTGAGGTTATTTCCTAGAGAAGATCAGAAGAAAACCCAGCAGACAATTCTGTTTAGCCACTGATCTTCAGatagtgtttattttaatgtgcaTTCACATTGGTGATCTGCAAAATACAGTCTTTTGCAAGAACAGGCTGATAACAATGTGTACAACAAATTATGTTCCTTCATGTGGGCACTGACAGATTCCCCAAATGATAAAGCAAAGGCTGTGAACAAAGGATGAGACTTAACCACTTCCTTGATaccagctctgcactgcagctcctgccatTTGGGCAACTTGCCACCCTTGGTTAGcctggctcttttttttttgaatgtgcaAGTGTTTAGATGCCTAAGAATGGGTTTCACAGAAATTAAGGTTGAAGCCGAAGTGTGGTGGACAGAAAGCCAGCACCAGCTATCTTTATCTCCTGGAGATTTGCAGCAGGAGCCCTCTAGATCACACCTTGCTCGTAGCACGAGGATGGGAACAACCTCTACCTTCCCACAGCAGTGCAcacatttgtgtgtgtgcactaCTGCAGGATTTAATGGCTTGCATCCTCCAGTAGAAGATTCTGCAACACTGACTTGCAGACAAAAACCTTCCTTGCATGGCACAGGTTACTAGCTCTCCCCCTAGCAGCTAGCACAGTCATTCAATTCCCATCACAAGACCACTGCAGGAAAATAGTAGTACCTTCAAATAACAGAATAATGGGAAATGCAGAATTATTTCCGTCCCTTCTCACTGCCTACACTCTCTGTCTGCTCATGCTGCCACTGTGCCAACCTTCAGAGCCACACCCCCTTGATAACCACAGACGAGCAGGCTCAGGGGCTGGGtatctgaatcatagaatcatagaatcatagaatcacagaatggcctgggttgaaaatcTCCATTGGAATAATGTCCCTTTAGTCATGGGAGGCTCCTTAGCTTGTCAAAAGCTTGCCCTCCATTTCcactttttccccttcctcctctaTGCACGAATAAAGCGTGGAGAAAcctcaaccttttttttttttttgcatttttcctttcttttttttgccagatTTGGCCAACACATGTCTTGTCCAGCCCCTGCACCTTGGGTTTCACAATCAGATCTGAAATGGCCATCGTTTGCAATAGTGTGGAGTAGCCCCTGAGCTATGCaaaaacaggagggagatcTTTCTTTCAGCAAGTAAACTTGTGGCCTAAAAGGGATCCAAACCATGCTGATGAAgagcaaagtatttttttctgaaagatgtgtCTCTAAGTTTGACAGAAAGTCATCCCCTCCTCCCCTGGACCACATCAGGCTCGCTCTCCTGAAGCCCAGCAACATCTGCCATCTATTCTCAGGCTGTGCTCCCAGTGGGCAATTTCCACTAATAGCTAAAATAAGCAAGCAAGAAGCTGTTACTCCAGGCAGCTCAGGAAATGTGTGTGGAGGAGTAGCTTAGGCACAGTGACCAAAATGAGAGGTGTACAGATTGCAGTGAGGCTCTGCCGCAGAGCAGAAAGGTGTGAGGAGAGGACAACAGGGTGCAGCTCACGTTGGGGTTTTCTTTGGTTCTGGGatgttctgtgtttgtgtgatATATTCTGAGGTGACAGTGAACTTTTTGATCTGTGCAATATTTGTTTGGGT
This genomic interval carries:
- the SLC25A38 gene encoding solute carrier family 25 member 38 isoform X2 — translated: MHPVLKAFVCGSISGTCSTLLFQPLDLLKTRLQTLQPAVGGSGRAGMVTVLFRVVRTESLLGLWKGVSPSFARCIPGVGIYFSTLYTMKQKFLGDRSPTALESVFLGATARAISGICMLPVTVVKTRYESGRFGYGSVYGALKSIYQTEGARGMFSGLTATLLRDAPFSGIYLMFYTQTKKLTPQDQLDPVLMPVVNFGCGIFAGILASLATQPADVIKTHMQLSPEKYRRTSQAIAFIYKDFGLVGFFRGGVPRALRRTLMAAMAWTVYEQMMEKMGLKS
- the SLC25A38 gene encoding solute carrier family 25 member 38 isoform X1, encoding MPGREAEMHPVLKAFVCGSISGTCSTLLFQPLDLLKTRLQTLQPAVGGSGRAGMVTVLFRVVRTESLLGLWKGVSPSFARCIPGVGIYFSTLYTMKQKFLGDRSPTALESVFLGATARAISGICMLPVTVVKTRYESGRFGYGSVYGALKSIYQTEGARGMFSGLTATLLRDAPFSGIYLMFYTQTKKLTPQDQLDPVLMPVVNFGCGIFAGILASLATQPADVIKTHMQLSPEKYRRTSQAIAFIYKDFGLVGFFRGGVPRALRRTLMAAMAWTVYEQMMEKMGLKS
- the LOC110393721 gene encoding C-C chemokine receptor type 8-like, with amino-acid sequence MDEDLRSLLAGGKQEDLQVDYQLSPAVNSSASYDNMYYPEQDIDCDFESIPAFASAFFPVLYSVLFVIGLMGNALVVWILTVFKKIRAMTDVYLLNLAISDLIFVFSLPFLAQYSLVSQWTFGNAMCKIVSSAYFIGFYSSAFFITIMSIDRYLAIVHSVYALQVRTTTHGIIASLALWAVAILASAPDLVFFQEVDVDNRTMCIPHYPGSGNGWKVFSNSEVNILGWLFPVSILVFCYYNILINLQRCRTQNKYKAMKLVFIVVIVFFLFWTPINIVLFLDSLRNLHIIDDCQTSQRLDLALELAETLSLVHCCLNPIIYAFVGEKFKKYLCEAFGKYAHFLSICKEHSAFNRRSTDRCTSLYTASSQSSFVGSVL